The sequence TATAGTGTCCCGCCCCAGAAATTCGTCAGCGAATTTCTGGGACAAGCGGGCCACTAATCTATTGAATCTAGTGTGATGATTCCGAAGTTCGATGACGAACTTCGGAATCATCACACTAGCCTCCGCCCTGGTAGGGCATTCCTTCGGAGAATTTCCTCATATGTACAAGCTCTTCTACGCCCCGGGCTCGGCGGCCATGGCGCCCCATGCCGTGCTCGAGGAGATCGGCGCCCCGCACGAGCTGGTGCGCGTCGATACCGCCGTAGGTGCGCACAAGCGCCCGGACTATCTCAAGCTCAATCCCCATGGGCGGGTGCCGACCTTGGTCGACGGCGATCTCGTCATCTACGAGGCGGCCGCGATCACGCTGCATCTGGCCGACGGCCACCCGAATTCCGGCCTCGCCCCCGCCTTGGGTATGCCGGAGCGGGCCCGCTACTATCAATACCTGGTCTATCTCACCAACACGGTGCAGGAAGCGTTCATCCAGTATTACCACGCGGAGTACTCGGCCGAGAGCGAAGCGGCCCGAGCCGAGGTGAAGGCCATGGCCGAGCGCCGGCTCTCCGGTATGTGGGAGAAGCTCGACGCCGCTTTGGCCAAACCCGGCCCCTATCTCCTCGGCGAACAATTCTCCGCCGCCGATCTCTATCTCATGATGCTGGCGCGGTGGAGCCGCAACATGGCGAAGCCGGCGACCAGCCATCCCCATATGAAGCGCCTCATTGACCGCGTCAGGGCACGCCCCGCGGTGGAGCGGATGATGCGGGCGGAGGGGCTGGAGTGAGGGGTGTGCGACGCCTGTGCCTCATAGCGGCGGTCCTGGCGTCGCAGGCCTGGGCGAGGGGCGCAAGCGCTCTCGACGACGACGGCAATGCGAACCTCCACGGACAGGGGGCCTCCACCTGCGCCGCCTTCGGTGCTGCCCGCAAGGCGGGCAAGGCCGCAGACTACGAGCAGTGGCTCGACGGCTACCTGTCCGCGGTCAACTTGGTGCTGCCCGACACCTACGACATCCTGGGCGCCAAGGAGCGGGGGGCGGCCTTGGCCTGGCTCGACCAGTATTGCGCCGGGAACGCTGGCGATGCCTTCGGCTTCGCCGCTAACCGCCTGGCGGCCTATCTCTATCCCAACCGCCATGCGAGCAAGCCCGCCAAGTGAGGCCCCGCCGAGCGAGGGGAGGGACGCTCTTGCTCTCTGCTTCGCCACTCCTATACTCCCGCGCCGCGCTCCGCCGGTCCCGCCGCCTTCCTTCCCTCGAACGAGGCTCCGCCATGTCCGATTCCGTGAAACGCGTCGTGCTCGCCTATTCCGGCGGCCTCGACACTTCGATCATCCTCAAATGGATCCAGGAGACCTACCGCGCCGAGCTGGTGACCTTCACCGCCGATCTCGGCCAGGGCGAAGAGCTGGAGCCGGCGCGCCGCAAGGCGGAGATGCTGGGCGCGAAGAAGATCTACGTCGAGGATCTGCGCGAGGAGTTCGTTCGCGACTTCGTCATGCCGATGTTCCGCGCCAACGCGCTCTACGAAGGCATGTATCTGCTCGGCACCTCGATCGCGCGGCCGTTGATCGCCAAGCGCCAGATCGAGATCGCGCGCGAGGTCGGCGCCGATGCGGTCGCCCATGGCGCCACCGGCAAGGGCAACGACCAGGTGCGCTTCGAGCTGACCTATTATGCGCTCGAGCCCAACATCAAGGTGATCGCGCCCTGGCGCGAGTGGAAGCTCACCTCGCGCACTGCACTCATCGACTATGCCGAGAAGAACCAGATCCCGATCGCCAAGGACAAGCGCGGCGAGGCGCCGTTCTCGGTCGACTCCAACCTCCTGCACATCTCCGCCGAGGGGAAGGTGCTGGAAGACCCGTGGCAGGAGCCGCCGCCTTACGTCTACAGCCGCACCGTGGCGCCGGAGGACGCGCCGGACAAGGCGACCTATGTCGAGATCGAGTTCGAAGGAGGCGATCCGGTTGGGGTCGACGGCAAGCGCCTGTCGCCGGCCCAGCTCCTGACCCGGCTCAACGAGCTCGGCGGCGCCAACGGCATCGGCCGCCTCGATCTGGTGGAGAACCGCTTCGTCGGCATGAAGAGCCGCGGCGTCTACGAGACCCCGGGCGGTACGATCTGGCATATCGCCCATCGCGCGATCGAGAGCATCACGCTCGACCGCGGCATGGCGCATCAGAAGGACGAGCTGATGCCGCGCTATTCCGAGCTCATCTATAACGGCTTCTGGTTCTCGCCCGAGCGTCGCATGCTGCAGGCCGCCATCGACGAGAGCCAGAAGCGCGTCAACGGCACCGCCAGGCTCAAGCTCTACAAGGGCAACGCCACGGTCGTCGGGCGCAAATCGCCCAACAGCCTCTATCGCCTGGACTACGTCACCTTCGAGGAGGACTCGGTCTATAACCAGAAGGAGGCGGAGGGCTTCATCCGCTTGAATGCGTTGAGGCTCAGGCTGGGGAAGCTGGCGGGGGGGTGAGCGCCCGGCTCATGGCGCGAAGACGCCGATCCCGGCGATCCAAGGATGCGCTCCGAATAGGCCGGCATAAAGTGCCAACCCGCCCATGACCCTAGCCCAGCCGATGCCGCGCCAATCGACGCGGGTGCGCTGGTCGTAGATCGCCAGGAAGGGCATGAGTGAGCTCCGCATGGCGAAGGGTCCCCAGGCCGCACCCAGCGTCTCCGCCTTCTTTCGATCGATGCGAAACATGCCGAAGAGCGCGTAGCCGCCGATCGTCAGAAAGAAGACGAGGCTGGCGAGATCGCCGGTGGGCGGGATATGGGCGAAGGCCCAGAGCGCCAGCGCCCAGAAGATCGGATGGCGGGTGATGCTGAGGATGCCGGGTGCGGGATTGGCATCGATGGTGAGCAGGGATCGGGCTTGGCCCAGCATGGTCGGGTTGGGGGTGGTGTAGCCGGCCACCAGCAGGATCGAGGCGAACGGCATCACCAGGATGGGAACCCAGCGTCCGGCACTGCCGCCGGACCAGAGTGGCGCCATCGGTGCCCGCGCATAGGCGAGCGCCAGCCAGATCAGCGCCAGCGCCGAGACGGCGGTGTAGAGAGCCAAATAGGTCGGCTCGCCCAATGCCGTCACCAAGCGCTGGCGAACGCCGAGTGTTGCCGGGAGGCTATGGCTGAGGACGAAAACACCGGCGGCGATGACCAGAGCCTGCATGGTGCCGATCATGGCCCGGCACTATACTACGAAGGGGCCTATGCCGGGCCGTTCCGTCTCAGGAAGCCGCCCACAAACCAAGCGGAGGAAATCCGATGTCCATGACCAAGCAAGCCATCTTCAGCGCCGCGGCGCTGGCGGCGACGGTCGCCCTGGCGCTGGCGGCCCCCTCTTTGGCGGCGGGGGCGGCGAAAACCGCCGCGCTCCGCGTCTCCGTCGACCGCATCGCCCGCACCAACGATCCGATCCCGGCGCAATACGCCTTCTGCGTGCCTTCGGCGCAAGGGCACACGGCGATGGGCGCCAACAAGAATCCGCGGATCCACTGGAGCAAGGGTCCGGCCGGAACCCAGTCCTACGCCATCATCGTCCACGACACCGACGTGCCCAGCAAGTTCGACGATGCCAACAAGGAAGGCCGGACCATCTCCAAGGATTTGAAGCGGATCGACTTCGTCCACATGGTGCTGGTCGACATTCCGGCGGCCATGACCGAGATCGCCGAGGGCAAGGACTCCGACAAGGTGACGCCCAAGGGCAAGCCGCCGGGCAAGACCGACCATGGGGTGCGCGGCGTCAACGACTACGGCAAGTTCATGTCCGGCGACATGGCCGGCGCCTATGGCGGCTATGACGGCCCGTGCCCGCCCTGGAACGACTCGATCCCGCACCACTACCACTTCGTCGTCTATGCGCTCGACGTTCCGAACTTGAACCTCTCCGGCAATTTCGGCGCGGCCGAGGTCAGGAAGGCGGTCAAGGGGCATGTACTGGGCCGCGGCAACTTCACCGCCGCCTACACCCAGAACCCGGACGTCGAGCT comes from Pseudomonadota bacterium and encodes:
- a CDS encoding glutathione S-transferase family protein, translating into MYKLFYAPGSAAMAPHAVLEEIGAPHELVRVDTAVGAHKRPDYLKLNPHGRVPTLVDGDLVIYEAAAITLHLADGHPNSGLAPALGMPERARYYQYLVYLTNTVQEAFIQYYHAEYSAESEAARAEVKAMAERRLSGMWEKLDAALAKPGPYLLGEQFSAADLYLMMLARWSRNMAKPATSHPHMKRLIDRVRARPAVERMMRAEGLE
- a CDS encoding argininosuccinate synthase translates to MSDSVKRVVLAYSGGLDTSIILKWIQETYRAELVTFTADLGQGEELEPARRKAEMLGAKKIYVEDLREEFVRDFVMPMFRANALYEGMYLLGTSIARPLIAKRQIEIAREVGADAVAHGATGKGNDQVRFELTYYALEPNIKVIAPWREWKLTSRTALIDYAEKNQIPIAKDKRGEAPFSVDSNLLHISAEGKVLEDPWQEPPPYVYSRTVAPEDAPDKATYVEIEFEGGDPVGVDGKRLSPAQLLTRLNELGGANGIGRLDLVENRFVGMKSRGVYETPGGTIWHIAHRAIESITLDRGMAHQKDELMPRYSELIYNGFWFSPERRMLQAAIDESQKRVNGTARLKLYKGNATVVGRKSPNSLYRLDYVTFEEDSVYNQKEAEGFIRLNALRLRLGKLAGG
- a CDS encoding NnrU protein → MIGTMQALVIAAGVFVLSHSLPATLGVRQRLVTALGEPTYLALYTAVSALALIWLALAYARAPMAPLWSGGSAGRWVPILVMPFASILLVAGYTTPNPTMLGQARSLLTIDANPAPGILSITRHPIFWALALWAFAHIPPTGDLASLVFFLTIGGYALFGMFRIDRKKAETLGAAWGPFAMRSSLMPFLAIYDQRTRVDWRGIGWARVMGGLALYAGLFGAHPWIAGIGVFAP
- a CDS encoding YbhB/YbcL family Raf kinase inhibitor-like protein, whose translation is MTKQAIFSAAALAATVALALAAPSLAAGAAKTAALRVSVDRIARTNDPIPAQYAFCVPSAQGHTAMGANKNPRIHWSKGPAGTQSYAIIVHDTDVPSKFDDANKEGRTISKDLKRIDFVHMVLVDIPAAMTEIAEGKDSDKVTPKGKPPGKTDHGVRGVNDYGKFMSGDMAGAYGGYDGPCPPWNDSIPHHYHFVVYALDVPNLNLSGNFGAAEVRKAVKGHVLGRGNFTAAYTQNPDVELMAKK